From Carassius gibelio isolate Cgi1373 ecotype wild population from Czech Republic chromosome B21, carGib1.2-hapl.c, whole genome shotgun sequence, the proteins below share one genomic window:
- the ubap1 gene encoding ubiquitin-associated protein 1 translates to MAARKSGSDIHNNGPVSYLDGVPFKLNEKYRCPSKVGLPIGFCLSDCNAILSDLQYDFSLERRSVQWGEELAKARAAEARAAEVARTDSENERQAAAQEADAGLVGGKKAHPSDEQDVVPPALNPVLAGLRHTEILTPLPAPSFGPTRPAPSNPAPQSLNLADFEREEDPFDKLELKTLDDKEELRNILQSQPQSSVSPPPLPPAEHRPTSPSNTPPLQAKAGIFHQPNGLVGLLDLDRGGVVGTPHGQIDADRPCNIRSLTFPKLSDPGDSPLEPPFSIYPAAQPRTLSNGTLLALQRTASNTITTLQQEQPVFPQNGAQKQSNQVIATNPPPASTILHGLSPSERQCVETIMSMGYSFEGVLKAMQRQGQNVEQVLEYLFTHSRLCDRGFDATAVEECLEMYQGSEEKALEFLQLMTRFGEMGFERDTIKEVLLVHNNDQDKALEDLMTRAAAS, encoded by the exons ATGGCTGCGAGGAAGTCTGGATCAGATATCCACAACAACG GACCCGTCAGCTACCTTGATGGTGTTCCTTTCAAGCTGAATGAGAAGTACCGCTGTCCCTCAAAAGTGGGTCTTCCCATTGGCTTCTGTTTGTCTGATTGTAATGCCATTCTCTCGGATCTGCAA TATGACTTTAGTCTAGAGAGGCGCAGTGTTCAGTGGGGGGAAGAACTCGCCAAAGCGCGAGCTGCTGAGGCTCGAGCAGCGGAAGTCGCCCGGACGGACTCTGAAAACGAAAGGCAGGCTGCTGCTCAGGAAGCAGATGCTGGATTGGTTGGGGGGAAGAAAGCACACCCCTCTGATGAGCAGGACGTTGTCCCACCAGCATTGAACCCGGTTTTAGCTGGCCTACGGCACACAGAAATTCTCACGCCTCTCCCAGCCCCATCTTTTGGACCAACACGACCAGCACCTAGCAACCCGGCTCCACAGAGTCTGAACTTAGCTGACTTTGAGCGAGAGGAGGACCCTTTTGACAAACTTGAGCTTAAAACACTGGACGACAAAGAGGAGTTGCGGAATATTCTGCAGAGCCAACCGCAGTCGTCCGTTTCACCGCCTCCGCTTCCTCCAGCAGAACATCGCCCCACTTCTCCCAGTAATACGCCTCCTCTTCAGGCCAAGGCAGGAATCTTCCATCAACCTAATGGACTGGTTGGACTGCTGGACTTAGACCGGGGTGGGGTTGTGGGAACCCCCCATGGACAGATTGATGCAGACCGCCCATGTAACATTCGCTCATTGACTTTCCCCAAGCTTTCAGACCCAGGAGACTCCCCCTTGGAACCACCTTTCAGCATTTACCCAGCAGCCCAACCACGCACCCTATCCAATGGCACGCTACTGGCCCTGCAGAGAACAGCATCAAATACCATCACAACACTCCAACAAGAGCAACCGGTCTTTCCTCAGAATGGGGCACAGAAGCAG TCCAACCAGGTCATAGCGACTAACCCTCCACCTGCTTCCACGATCCTACACGGCCTCTCTCCCAGCGAACGACAGTGTGTGGAGACGATAATGAGCATGGGTTATTCATTTGAGGGGGTTCTCAAAGCCATGCAGAGACAAGGACAGAATGTGGAACAG GTGCTGGAATATCTGTTTACTCACAGTCGACTGTGCGATCGAGGTTTTGACGCGACTGCTGTTGAAGAGTGCTTGGAGATGTACCAGGGTTCAGAGGAAAAG GCTTTGGAATTTCTTCAGCTGATGACTCGGTTTGGAGAAATGGGCTTTGAGAGGGACACTATTAAAGAGGTACTGCTCGTGCACAATAATGACCAGGACAAGGCACTAGAGGATCTGATGACCCGAGCAGCTGCGAGCTGA